The genomic window CTGTACTCAAGGGAGCCGGCTACGAGCCGATCTCGTTTGGAAACAAGGACGGCTGGCCGGGCCTGCACTACCTGCAGCAACTCTTCGCCTACGAGGTACCCGCCGAAACGCTGCAAGGGGATTTCAGCCCTTCAACAGCCAAGCTCGAGGACAAGGGTTACCTCAAGGCCATGGACCAGTTCACCACCCTGGTCAAGGAGTGCACCGGCAGCGACAAGGATTCGAACGGTGTTCTCTACACCACGGCGCAGCAGGCCCTGGCTGAGGGGAAGTCCGGTATGTACTACCAGGAGATCCTCGAATTCGACTCCACCGCCTCCGCCGATTCAAAGCTCAAGCAGGATGGTTTGGGCATTTTCAAGCTTCCGGCGGCAGCAGACGCCAAGGGCGATCCGAAGGCCATTGAAGGTTCCCCGGAGGGTTACATCATCAATGCGCGTTCCAAGAACGCCGCGCTTGCCGCTGACTTCATGAAATTCGCTACCAACAGCCAGAACGCTGCCAAGCTCTCCGCTCCGCCGTACGGGCAGCCCAGCGCCGTCAAAGGTGCGGTTTCCACCGAGAACTCCTCAGGGCCTGTGATCGAAGGCATCAAGCAGGTAAACGAAGCATCTGCGGCCATCACCTGGCTGGACTCCGTTACTGTTCCTGCAGTCGCTGACGCCTGGTTGGCCGGTGGGGAAGCCCTGGTGGCCGGAACCCAGACCCCGGACCAGGTACTTGCCTCCGTCCGGGCCGCTTCCAGTGCAGCGAAGTAGCAAGGGACGCCATGACTGTTTCGCATACTGACTGGAAGCCTGCGGCGCCGCCCACGGCGCCCGTTTCCGCCGGAAACTCCAAGGGTCGCAAACCCAGGTCTGTCCAGGGTCCCCGCTGGCGCAATGTGGTGTGGGTGCTGCCGGCAGTCCTGCTGCTGGGCGTGTTCGCGTACTTGCCCCTGGTGCAGAATCTTGGGTTCAGCTTCCTCAAGTGGGATATCTACAGTGGCCGCCAGACCTTTGTGGGTGCGGACAACTACGTCCGGATGTTCAATGACCCCATCTTCTGGAAGTCACTCCTCAACAACTCGCTGTACGCGGTCATCTCAATCGCCTTCCAAGTATTCGGGGCGGTGATCCTCGCCGCGATGATCGAGGGACTGCGGAGCCAGCGGTGGAAGGGGATCCTCCGGGCCGTGTACTTTGTACCGTCCGCAATCTCCCTCACAGTTGCCGGCCTCCTGTTTTACTTCATCTACGAACCCGAGATGGGCATCCTCAACGCCGCCTTGGATTTCCTGGGCCTTGGAAACTTCACCCAAGCCTGGCTGGGACAGGAAAACACGGCGATCTTTGCCATCATCGCCATGAGCCAATGGCAGGGCTTTGGATACTGCACGCTTCTCTTCTCGGTGGCGCTTCAGCGAATCCCTTCCGAACTGTATGAAGCTGCATCCATCGACGGCGTTGGACCCTTCCAGAGGTTCTTTTCGATTTCCTTGCCACTTGTCAGGGAAATGACCGGCCTGATGATGATTGTCACCGTCTCCGGAGCCTTCCAAGTGTTCAACGAAGTCATGGTGATGACCAGCGGAGGGCCGAACAATTCCAGCCAGGTCCTTGGTACATGGCTCTACAGGAGCGGATTCGTCCGCAATGACTTTGGTTATGCGGCCGCCGTCGCAACCGCCGTCTTCATCATCACCCTGGTCCTGGCAGTCGTCCAGCTACGTATCTCCAAGAAAAAGAGGGTCCAATGGTGACGCGCTCAGCCCTGCTGTTGGTACTCGGACGGGTCCTCGTCAAAGCCTTCCTGATTGCACTGGCCGTCGTCGTCGTTTATCCCTTGATCTGGATGCTGCTGAACGGTGTGAAGTCCAACTCCGAGCTGTTCTCCAATCCGTTCGCACTGCCCGTTGCGTGGAAATGGGACAACTACATCACTGCATGGAATCGAGGGGTGGGCGACTACCTCACCACCAGTGTCCTGGTGACCGTTGCGTCCACCATCGCGACAGTATTCATCAGCGCATGGGCGGCTTACGGGCTGACCAGGGTGAACATCCCCTTTAACAGAGTGGTGCTCATTCTCATCCTGGGCGGCCTGATGCTCGCTCCCACGGTGGCCCTGATCCCGTTGGTGAAGATGTTCCAGAGCCTGGGGCTCTACAACAATCTCTGGGCGTTGCTCATCCTGTACACGGCATTTCGGGTTCCCTTCACAACGTTCCTTATCCGGGCTTACATGATGGACCTGCCCGCGGAGGTGGATGAAGCCGCATCCGTGGATGGAGCGTCGAAGGCCCGGGCCTTTTGGCAGGTTATTCTGCCTATGTGTAAGCCGATCCTGGTCTCGACTGTTCTCTTGAATATTCTGTTCACCTGGAACGAGTACTTGTTCGCCATGGTCTTCACCAGCGGGGGAGCGCTGCAAACCCTGCCAGTGGGGCTCACCAACTTGATGTCCAAGCACGGTACGGACTATCCCGTGGTGTTCGCGGGTATGGCTATCGCGGCAATTCCGGTGATTGTGCTCTTCTTCGCCGGACAGCGGTACTTCATCCGTGGACTCGCCGACGGAGTTGGTAAGTAGTTATGAGCGTGATGGGTTTACTGAGCCTGGACCAGGTCGGTGGATCGAACTTCGCCTACCAGCACCACACCCTTGAGCGTTGCCTCGATGACATGGTCGAGCTGGGAAGGACCGAGGTGGAGCTTTGGGGAATTGCCCCGCACCTTTACATTCCGCAAGCTGATTCTGCACACCTGCTAAAAGTCAGACGACAGCTGCGGGAGCGGGAGCTTGCAGTCAATTGCCTTACCCCCGAACAGGTGGCCTACCCGGTCAATATTGCCTCCGGGGAGAAATGGCTAAGAGATCAAAGCGTTCAGTTGTTCTTGCGGGCCGCGGAAGTGTGCAGCGAACTGGAGTCACCTCTGTTGTTCCTGACAGCGGGACGAGGCTACGAGGACCAGCCGGTTGAGGCGGCGTGGGCGAGGTCCGTCGAAGCCCTGCAGACTATCACCCAGCGCGCTGCCGAACTTGGTGTGAACTGTGTCCTTGAGCCTCTTCAGCGTGTTGAGTCGAACCTGGTCACTGATGTCGGTTCGCTCCGGTCAATGCTCGACGACGTCGGATCCCCGGCTTTGGGGGTGGTGGTAGACACCGTTGCCATGGCAGCGGCAGGGGAAAGCGTCAGGGACTATGCCAAGGCCTTCGGCGAAGCTATCCGACACGTTCATTTGATTGACGGTACTCCAACCGGACACTTGGCGTGGGGTGATGGTTTCCTGGATCTCACTAAGATTCTGCGCGACCTAAGCCGGCTGAATTACGGCGGGGCCCTGACGTTTGAACTCTTTGGAGACGGCTCCTACTCATTGCAACCCCGCGCCGCGGTATCCAAGTGCCTCGAAGCTGTTGCGGCCAGCCTGACGGCGATCTCGTCCTAGCCGGACTTTGCGCCGGGGCAGCCCCAGGAGTTGGGGTTTTCCTGGCAGGTGTCGGCGACGAGTGCTCTTTGTGTTTTCCAGACTTGGATGGTTTGGGCTGGTGTGGTGAGGTTCAGGGTTCCGTTGATGGGTAGGGGTGGGCCGTTGTTGACGGAGTAGGTGCCGGTGAAGCTGGTGGTGAGGGTGGCCTGGTAGTTGCCGGTTTCTGTGTAGCTGTGGCTGGTGCGTGTTTGGGTGTTGAGCCATTCGGTTTCCGGGATGGGGTAGCCGGCTGCTGGTGTTGGTCCGAGGGTGGTGCCGTCGCCGAAGGCGTAGGTGTAGTTGGCCGGTGTTGCGGTGAGGTGGACTGCTTGGCCGAGGATGGTGAGGTTGAAGTCTTGTTCTCCTGTGGTGGTGTAGAAGTTGGTGGGTGCGCCTTTGAGGGTGTGGGGGAAGGGTTGGGCTTGGAGGGTTCCGGGGTTGATGGGTAGTTGTTGGAAGTCGTTGAGGATCCGGGCTGCGATGTTGGCCAGGACGTTCTCGGGTTGGGCCGCGTAGAGGCAGGTGGGTCCGGTGACGGGGATCCAGTCTGTCCAGCCTGGGTTGGTGATGGCTTTGGGGGCTTCCTTCCAGATGACCGGGGTGCCTGCTTCGGTGTTGGCTTCGGTGGCGGGGCATTCGAGGGCATCGCAACCGGGGTCCTTGGTGTCGGGCCCATCGGCACGGCAGTGGGTGTCGGCCATGTACTGGTTTGGATCGGCGGCGGCTGCTAGTGGGGTCCCAGATGTTGGCTTGGATTGACCGGTCTCAGGGTCGAATACGAATGTAGCTCCTACTTCTATCTGCCGTTGATGCCGGTCAGCGCTAACCCGTGTGTCGTCGGCGTTCGCGAAACCAGGTCCGAGGGCGAGTTGCAAAAGAACAAGTAGCAAGATGCTGCCGCAGAAGGTGAACGGTCGCATGATTAACCTACGATCGTTCCGTAGTTGGTCACCTTCCACGCCCCGCCCGTGTAGCTGGCGAAAAGTGCATCCGCAGTGTTGCTACCGGCAGAGTCATTCTGGCCCTTGGAGCCGTCAGCATCGAAGTACTGGATAGCTTCCTGAATTACTTGGACCTTGGCTGAAATAGCACCACTTTCGGATTCGTTCCACAGGACGTCAATCACAGGCGTCTTTAGGGTGCCGCCAGCCATCCATCTGCCTGCTTTGTAGTTGAGATTCACCGATGCTTCATGGGCCACGGCTACTGGGAGCGTAGTGTCGGTGATCTTCTTCCATGCGCCCAGTTCGCCTGTTTCGATGGCGTAGGAGTACGTCGCGTACCAATACCCAATAAACGCCTCCAACCCCGCCTTCGAGTTCTCCTTCGCCAGTTCGGGCATCACCGGAACCGGCACATTCTGTGCCTTCCCCTTCGCATCTGCGGGCTTGTACACCGCGGACGGCGACGGTGCACTGGAGGTAGCCGAAGCAGCCGGAACGGCGCTGCTCGAGGTGGGGGACACCGTCGTCGAGCCTGATTCGGAGGTTTGCAGGCCGGGCGGACTGCCGCCTTGGCAACCCGTGAGGAGCAGGGCCAGTCCCACTGCCAAGGCCGCCGTCCGTGGCAGTGCAACAGGAAAAGTGGCAGACGAAAGACGTGGCATGACAGGCTCCCCAGCAGCTGTTTTGTGATGTTTCGGCCAGTCTAGGTGGGCTGCCAAGCGGGTCCCAGCCATGAATTGTGCCTTGTGGATAACCCGCCCAGAGTGGCTGCCGGAGCCGGCATTTAAGCCGGGTTGCCGGCAAAACAGGCGCCCGAAGAGACGCTTCTCCCAAAGCGTCGGAGCTAGACGCTAGGGTGGTACTCAAGAGAAGGGGAGTGCTCCATGGAAGACCAGAACGTGCAGCTTGATCCTGTGCCTGGGGGCGAAATCCTGGGGACTGGACGCACCATCATCTCCGAAGCGGCGGTGGCCAAGGTTGCAGGCATTGCTGCCCGCACAGTGCCGGGCGTCTACTCGTTGGGTTCGGGTCCGTCCCGCGCGCTCGGCGCGATTCGCGACGCCGTCGGCAGCTCGGACCATGCAGCGGGTGTCCGCGCAGAAGTGGGCGAGACCCAGGTGGCCGTGGACATCAACCTTGTAGCCCTCTATGGACACCCCCTGCACGGCGTCGCCAACCAAGTGCGCAGCGCAGTCTTCCGCGCGGTTGAAGAGCTTGTTGGCCTGCAGGTCATTGAAGTCAATATCGAGATCAATGATGTCTATGTGGCCCCGCCTGTTAAACCCACGGGAAGCAAGGCCGCCGTAGTGGAAAGGGAGGCACTCCAGTGAGCATGACCGTTGTGGGCATCGCGATCGGCGCCTTCGTAGCCTTCATGTCCTTTTCCTTTGGGCTGTGGGGATTCCTGATCTCACTGCTCTTCATGGGCATCGGAGCACTGCTGGGCCGGGCAGCTGACGGAAAATTGGATCTTCGGAGCGTCCTGGACGCCATTACGGGCCGGCGCTCCTCGTCATGAGCGTGGCTGAGGCTGTGGAATCCACCACCAGCCTGGCCGGCCACAACCGGATCAGTACCCAGGCTTTGACATCCTTGGCGCGCGCCGCCGCCGCTGAAGCCCTCGGCGTTGAGGCCAGCGACATCCGCGCTGATTGGGCGGACGACGACGGCCTGCTGGCTTTGTCGATCGTGGCACCTATCAGCATCCCGGCTTTGACCGAAGTCTTGCGGGATCCGTTGCGCGTCCAGGGCTTCGGCGGCTCCATCTGGGACCGGGCAGTTGCTGCGAAAGCCACTGTCCTTGAAACGGTCACGCGACTCAGCGGATCCCAGTTGAGCAGGGTGGACATCAGAATCAGCGGCGCCCACGTCACCGAAGGAGGCCGGGTTCATTGACACAGGACCAGAAAGCCCACCGCCCAACCCGGGATCAAAACAGCATCGAGCAGCAAGCTGGAGCTGGACCGGTGGCCGGCGAGGACCCTGAGATGAGCCGTATCCTTCGGCGTGAAACCCATTCTTCCCGCGCCGGTGCTGCTGTCATTGCCGCCGTCCTGGTGATTGTGCTCTGCCTCTACGCACTTCTCGAGGCGGGCGTGCGGGCCGTGGGACAGCCTCCCTGGCTGATCGACCCCACCACTGCGGCCGGGCGCATCATCGCTCTCCCGGAAGGTATTTCCCCTTTGCTGCTTGGCGCCAGTGGTGCCGTAGTTGCCATGGTGGGACTCTTCTTCTTCCTGCACGCAGTGCTGCCCGGCAGGCGAGCCCGGCATTTGCTCCGGGACCGTCGTACCGCCGTCGTGGTTGATGACGAAGTACTGGCATCGGCGCTGGCGCGTCGCGCGCGAACTGCCGCGAACGTTACCCAGGAGCAGGTGATGGTGGTGGTTTCCAGGCAATTGGTGGTGGTCAATGTCCGGCCTACATCGGGCAGCAGGGTGAGCGAAGAAGCTGTGCTGACTGCTGTGCGGGCAGAACTTGAGGAGATGTCGCCGGTGCCGATGCCTTCCGTGCGAGTCAACGTGGCGTCCTCGGGGGTGATTGGCGCGTGAACGGGACACCGCGTGCCCTCAACCGTGTGCTGTTGTTCGTCATTGGGGTGAAACTCCTGGCCGTCGGACTGTTGCTCGTGCTGCTGGCGACCGTGCCCGCTGTGGCGGCGTGGTGGCATGGATTCTCTGCCGGTGTCTGGGCCGGGATGGAAAATGCCTTCCGCCAAACCCGCTTGCCAGGACATGAGGAAAGCTGGCTGTGGATTGTGGCTGGAGCGGTCCTGGTGGCCGTCATTGTCGCCATGATCGCCTGGCTCTCCCAGCAGGGCAAGGGCCGGGCCAACCTGTTGGTCGCAAGCGATGACGACAGCCATATCGATGGAGAAGTGCGGATCGGTGGAGGCGTGGCGGAACAGGCGCTGAGGGCTGCGCTGGCTGAGCGGACCGACCTCGCAGCCGCTTCCGTGGCCACCTACGAGGTGCGGGGGAAGCCGGGGCTGCGCATCCGGATCCAGCCCAGGCAAGGAGTGGCGCCACACGTGCTGGCCGCCGAAGTATCCCAGCTCGTTGAAGCATTGGACCTGGTTATCGGCCAAAAAACGCCGGTGTTGGTGCACATGGTTTCGGGTGCCCGGTCCAGGTTTACCAAGGCGGAACGTGTCCGCTGACATTGCGGAATGCAAGTCCCGGCCCCTAAGTTGAGTCCGAGGGGGAATGCCTCCTTTGGCACGCCACGTCACAGATCCGACCGTTACAGAGGAGAACACCATGAGTGAAGAGACCACGGGAGCCGAAGCAGTAAACGGCGCAGCAGGAAACGCCAAAGAGGCGGCAGGCGAAGCCCTGGAAAATGCGAAGGAATTTGCGGGCGAGGCTGTTGAAAACGTCAAGGAATTCGCTGGGGAGGCAGCCGGGAACGTCAAAGAGTTCGCAGGCGAGGCCGCGGAAAACGTCAAAGAATTCTTCTCCGGTGATGTCGGCGAAAATGCCAAGGAACTGGCCGGAGACGTGGCGGAGAAGTCCAAGGAAATTGCCGGTGATGTAGCCGAAAACGTCAAGGGACTGGGCACGAAGATCGCCGGTCTGCTGAAGGGCGATAAGTAGCAAACGCCCCACCAGCAAAGGATGGCAGTTCGTATCCGCAGCGGAAACCCGCGCGGGAGCGGGCTGCCATCGCTGTGTGAATGCCCCGTATTCGGTCCCAGCCGGTAGCTCGTTCAGTCCGGAAGCGCATGAATCCCGGTTTCCATCCGCCCGGGTAATCCGTCCAGACCGTCAGCGCATGCAGCCCGGTCGCACGCCCAGCCCAGCATTCGGTCCCAGTCCGGTAACCCTGCCAGTCCGGTAGCCCTGCCAGTCCGGTAGCCCTGCCAGTCCGGTAGCCCTGCCAGTCCGGTAGCCCTGCCAGTCCGGTAGCCCTGCCAGTCCGGTAGCCCTGCCAGTCCGGTAACCCTGCCAGTCCGGTAACCCTGCCAGTCCGGTAACCCTGCCAGTCCGGAGCTAGTAACCTGAGGTCAATACGCTATGGACAGGAGGCTGCAGTGGCTAAAGAGGCAGTAATTGAAACGGCAGCGGTTGAAGCCCCAGTGGCGGGAACAGCGGTGCTGGACTCCACGGTGGCCGGACTCATGGCCGAATTGGCCGCCCTCGAAGATCCCCGGGCGCGCGAAATCAACGAAAAGCACGGCGATGACCATGGCGTGAACCTCAGCAAATTGCGGGCAGTCGCCAAAAGGCTGAAAACCCAGCAGGAGCTCTCACGCAAATTGTGGGCTACGGACGACACCGCTGCCAGGCTGTTGTCGTTGCTGATCTGCAAGCCCAAAGCCTTTGAACGCGACGAACTGGACAGCATGCTCCGGGAGGCACGGACTCCCAAGGTCCACGACTGGCTGGTGAATTACGTGGTCAAAAAGAGCCCGCATTCCGAAGAGTTGCGGGTGGCCTGGTTCGCCGACGCTGATCCAGTGGTGGCCAGCGCAGGATGGGCGCTGACGTCGGAACGCGTGGTCAAGAAGCCTGAGGGCCTGGACCTGGTGGCACTGCTGGATGGCATCGAGGCCGCCATGAAGGACGCACCGGAACGTCTGCAGTGGGCCATGAACCAGTGCCTTGCCATGATCGGCATCGAGTTTCCGGAGCACAGGACCAGGGCTCTGGACATCGGGGAGCGCTTGGAGGTCCTGAAGGACTATCCCACGCCGCCCAACTGCACCTCACCGTTTGCGCCCACCTGGATCAACGAGATGGTGCGGCGCCAAGCCGCCCCATAGCCAGCCGCCCCGTAGCCGGCCCCCATAGGCAGGACCGGGAATTAGCCCCGGTTGCGGTGCATCATGCGGTAGGTGAGTTCGGCGAGGAGTTCTTCGTCGGACAGGTGTGACGCCCTGGCGATGGGAGCCGCGGGGACAGCGATGCGCGGTGGTCCCTGCCGGGGTTCGTCTCCTGAGCGCATGTCGTCAGGAGTGATCATTTCCGGGGCAAACGTTGATTTTCCTTTAAGGACCTCTGAGACGGATCCTGCACGCCAGCCCAAAGCATGCTCAAGCTTGCGCTGGTTGATTTCCTGCGTGCGGCGGGTTCCCGATTCCAGCGTACGGACGGTCTTGATGGCAGTTCCCGCCTGCTTGGCCAGCTGGACTTGGCTCAAACCTTGGGCCAGACGTTCTTCCTTGATCAATCGGCCGATGGTCTGCAGTGCTTCAAGTTCATCCACACTTCCTATTTTTCCATAGGCAACATTGGGTAAACAAATCGATCCGCAGCTTGAAGAGCGTGCAGGACTGATGGGGCGTTGGCCAAATGGAGCGAAGAAGGCTGCGTTTTCAAGATCAACAGGTTGCTTGGTATCGATGCGGTTACGTTCTGTGTAAGCGCTTGCATTTTCACACGCTTCCTAGCTAGTGTGAGCGTCACCACATCAATTGCGCCGCCGAATCACTTGTACTCAGCGAGGAGTCTTTAGCATGAAGAAAACCAAGTACCTGCTACCGGTCGCAGCCGCCGGTGTTCTGGCACTTACCCTTTCCGCCTGTAGCGGAGATGGTGGCGGTGGGGGATCCACCGCCGGCTCGAATGACTGCGCCAGCTACGAAAGCTATGGCAAGCACGATGGCAAGACCGTCTCGGTCTACTCGACGATCGTAGACATCGAGGCTACCAACCTCGAGGAGTCCTGGAAGCAGTTCGAAGACTGCACGGGCATCACCGTCAAGTACGAAGGCAGCAAGGAGTTCGAGACGCAGATCGGCGTCCGTGCCCAGTCCGGGACCGCGCCCGACGTGGCGATCTTCCCGCAGCCCGGCCTTCTGGCCACCCAGGCAAAGGCAGGCTACTTGAAGCCGGCTCCGAAGACGGTCTCCGACCTCGTGGACAAGAACTGGTCCCCGGACTGGAAGAAGTACGGCACCGTTGACGGCACTTACTACGCTGCCCCGATGCTCGCGAACGTCAAGGGCTTTGTCTGGTACTCGCCCAAGACCTTCAAGGACAAGGGCTGGGAAGTCCCCAAGACGTGGGACGAAATGATTGACCTGTCCAAGAAGATCGCGGCCGATGACAAGAACATGAAGCCGTGGTGTGCTGGATTCGAGTCCGGTGAAGCCACCGGCTGGCCCGGCACGGACTGGATCGAAGACGTGGTTCTGCGTGCACACGGCCCGGAGGTCTACGACCAGTGGGTAGCCCACCAGATTCCGTTCAACGACCCCAAGATCGTCGACTCCTTCAACAAGGCCGGCGACATCCTGCTCAACCAGGACATGGTGAACGGCGGCTTCGGTGACGTCCGCTCGATCCTGAGCACCGGTTTCGCCCAGGCCGGCCAGCCGGTTCTTGACGGTACCTGCGCCATGCACCACCAGGCCAACTTCCAGGCCGCCAACTGGCCTGCAGGAACCAACGTTGCTGAAGATGGCGATGTTTGGGCCTTCATCACCCCGCCGATCGACGAAAGCAAGGGCAAGGCAGTCACCGGTGGCGGCGAAATGGTGGGCGCTTACAAGGACACCCCCGAGGTTCAGTCCTTCCTGGCCTACCTGGCCAGCGCCGACTTCGCCAACAACCGCGTGAAGCTGGGCGGTGTTGTCAGTGCAAACAAGGGCCTGGACCCGAACAACGCACAGTCCGACCTCGACAAGCTGACCGTCAAGATCCTCCAGGACCCTGACACCGTCTTCCGCTTCGACGGATCCGACCTGATGCCGAGTGCTGTGGGTTCAAACTCCTTCTGGAAGGGCATCGTGCAGTGGATCAACGGCACGTCCTCGCAGGATGTTGCCAACAGCATCGAATCCAGCTGGCCTAAGAGCTAACTCCCAAAGTGCTGCCTCCCCTGACTGGTTTGCCCAGCCGGGGAGGCAGTGCTTTTCCCGGAACTTAGTGATTCACTCACGCCCCGGAGGTTGGGTATGGAATTTATTGGAGAAAAACTCCTTCAAGTAGTGATAGCCCTTGCGATATTCGCAGCGGTTATCGGCCTCATCATGTTGCTGGTGGACAGGGCACCCAAAACGGTCAAGGACAAAGTCACCGTTGCCGGCTTCCTGGCCCCCGCCGCGATCCTGATGCTGGTGGGCCTGGTTTATCCGGCCATCCGAACGTCAATGCTGGCGTTCACGGATGCCGGCGGCAATGCCAACGGCTTTGACAACTTCGTGTGGATGTTCACGCAGCCCGAGGCTCTGACCACACTGCGAAACACCGTTATCTGGACCATCCTGGTTCCTTTGCTGTCCACAAGCTTTGGCCTGGCCTACGCCGTGTTCATTGACAAGGCCCGGGGCGAAAAGGTGTTGAAGTCATTGGTCTTCATGCCAATGGCGATCTCCTTCGTAGGCGCCGGTATCATCTGGAAGCTCGTCTACGACTACCGTGGGCCCGGCATCGAACAAACAGGTGTCATCAACTTCTTCCGCGACGCCCTGGGAATGGACCCCAAGCAGTTCCTCCTGGATGCGCCGGAAAACACGTTCTTCCTGATCATCGTGATGGTCTGGATCCAGACCGGCTTCGCCATGGTGATTCTCTCGGCCGCCATCAAGGGCGTCCCGGTGGAACTCACCGAGGCAGCCCGCTTGGACGGGGCGAATGCCTGGCAGCAATTCCGTAATGTCACGGTCCCGGGTATCCGTGGAGCGCTGGTGGTGGTGCTGACAACCATCACGATCGCCACGTTGAAGGTGTTCGATATTGTCCGGACCATGACCGCCGGCAACTACGACACGTCGGTGGTAGCCAACGAAATGTACACCCAGGCATTCCGTGCCGGTGAGCCGGGACGCGGTGCCGCATTGGCCCTCATCCTGTTCCTGATGGTGTTGCCCATTGTGGTCTACAACGCCCGAGTCCTTCGCAAGCAAAGGGAGATCCATTGACAGCCACGCCAGCCCCGAAAGAGGCCGCCAAGGCCACCCGGCAGCGTCCTGGATCCGACCCCACGGAGGACGCCCAGCCGATCATGCGGCGGGTCAAGAGCAAGCTGACCTCCAAGTGGGCAACAGCGGCAGCGATCGTGATCGCCGTCGTCTGGTCCGTCCCGACGTTCGGCCTGTTTGTTACCTCATTCCGTCCAGCGGCCAAGCAGGTGGGCCCCCGGTCCGACGGCTGGTGGAATGCCTTCGTCGACTGGCAGTTCACGTTCAAGAACTATGCCGACGTCCTCACTCCGGCAGGCTCCCAGTCGGCCAACCTGTCCCAGTACTTCGTCAATTCCATCGCGATCGTCATTCCGGTCACGATCTTTGTCCTCGTGCTGGCATCCATGGCTGCCTACGTCTTTGCCTGGGGCAAGTTCAAGGGCCGCGACGCGATGTTCATCTTCGTCTTTGCCCTCCAGATCATTCCGCTCCAGATGGCACTGATCCCGCTCCTGCAGTTCTTCACGCAGACACTGCACCTTCCGGCGGGCTCGTACGCCCAGCTGTGGATCGCCCACACCATGTTCGGCCTTCCGCTGGGCATCTTCCTGCTCCACAACTTCATCTCCGAAATCCCCGGTGAAGTCATTGAGGCAGCACGGGTGGACGGCGCCGGACACAGCACCATCTTCTGGCGGATCATCCTCCCGTTGTCCGTTCCGGCGCTGGCATCCCTGG from Arthrobacter sp. StoSoilB20 includes these protein-coding regions:
- a CDS encoding ABC transporter substrate-binding protein, with amino-acid sequence MKKTKYLLPVAAAGVLALTLSACSGDGGGGGSTAGSNDCASYESYGKHDGKTVSVYSTIVDIEATNLEESWKQFEDCTGITVKYEGSKEFETQIGVRAQSGTAPDVAIFPQPGLLATQAKAGYLKPAPKTVSDLVDKNWSPDWKKYGTVDGTYYAAPMLANVKGFVWYSPKTFKDKGWEVPKTWDEMIDLSKKIAADDKNMKPWCAGFESGEATGWPGTDWIEDVVLRAHGPEVYDQWVAHQIPFNDPKIVDSFNKAGDILLNQDMVNGGFGDVRSILSTGFAQAGQPVLDGTCAMHHQANFQAANWPAGTNVAEDGDVWAFITPPIDESKGKAVTGGGEMVGAYKDTPEVQSFLAYLASADFANNRVKLGGVVSANKGLDPNNAQSDLDKLTVKILQDPDTVFRFDGSDLMPSAVGSNSFWKGIVQWINGTSSQDVANSIESSWPKS
- a CDS encoding helix-turn-helix transcriptional regulator is translated as MDELEALQTIGRLIKEERLAQGLSQVQLAKQAGTAIKTVRTLESGTRRTQEINQRKLEHALGWRAGSVSEVLKGKSTFAPEMITPDDMRSGDEPRQGPPRIAVPAAPIARASHLSDEELLAELTYRMMHRNRG
- a CDS encoding sugar ABC transporter permease; the encoded protein is MEFIGEKLLQVVIALAIFAAVIGLIMLLVDRAPKTVKDKVTVAGFLAPAAILMLVGLVYPAIRTSMLAFTDAGGNANGFDNFVWMFTQPEALTTLRNTVIWTILVPLLSTSFGLAYAVFIDKARGEKVLKSLVFMPMAISFVGAGIIWKLVYDYRGPGIEQTGVINFFRDALGMDPKQFLLDAPENTFFLIIVMVWIQTGFAMVILSAAIKGVPVELTEAARLDGANAWQQFRNVTVPGIRGALVVVLTTITIATLKVFDIVRTMTAGNYDTSVVANEMYTQAFRAGEPGRGAALALILFLMVLPIVVYNARVLRKQREIH
- a CDS encoding carbohydrate ABC transporter permease, which encodes MTATPAPKEAAKATRQRPGSDPTEDAQPIMRRVKSKLTSKWATAAAIVIAVVWSVPTFGLFVTSFRPAAKQVGPRSDGWWNAFVDWQFTFKNYADVLTPAGSQSANLSQYFVNSIAIVIPVTIFVLVLASMAAYVFAWGKFKGRDAMFIFVFALQIIPLQMALIPLLQFFTQTLHLPAGSYAQLWIAHTMFGLPLGIFLLHNFISEIPGEVIEAARVDGAGHSTIFWRIILPLSVPALASLAIFQFLWVWNDLLVALVFSGGTADVAPITQRLAEISGTRGARDYLNPAAAFVSIIIPLLVFFGLQRYFVRGLLSGGLKG